The following DNA comes from Bathymodiolus thermophilus thioautotrophic gill symbiont.
TACTACTGTGCATATGGTAGAAGCGATTGCCGAGCAGGTTTTTATTCCACTGACAGTGGGCGGTGGCATTCGTAAGGCGGATGATGTGCGGATGATGTTGAATGCTGGGGCAGACAAAGTTGCGGTTAATTCGGCGGCGATTTTTAATCCCGATTTAATCAATCAGTTGAGTGAAGAATTTGGCTCACAATGTATTGTCATTGCAATTGATGCGAAAAAAGTAGCAGAGGGAAAATGGGAAATTTTTACCCACGGCGGGCGTAATACTACAGGCATTGATGCGGTTGAGTGGGCAGTAAAAATGACACAGGGTGAAAATGGTGCGGGTGAAGTGTTGTTGACTTCAATGGATTGTGATGGGGTTAAAACAGGATTTGATTTAGCGCTTACCAAGGCAGTTGCTGATGCAGTGGATGTGCCAGTGATTGCATCTGGTGGCGTTGGGAATTTAGCACATTTATCGGAAGGCATTTTACAAGGTGGCGCAGATGCCGTATTGGCGGCAAGTATTTTCCATTTTGGCGAATACACCATAGCGCAAGCTAAACAGGCGATGCAAGCACAGGGCATTGAAGTTAGACTGAATTAGAAAAATTCTCATATTGATTGTTTGACTGTTTGGTCATTATAGGCGTATCATCTTGTGCATTGCATTGCAAAATAGGATTGTATGGACTCTAAAAAAGAATTATGGGTATTGCTGGCTTCCTTTGTGTTGCCGATTGCGCTTGGTACGGCATTTTTCTATTGGAATCCGACCGCCTTTACTGGTAGCACTGTGAACTACGGTGTGTTTGTTAATCCAATTATTACCACGGAAGAGCAAGATGTGCGCTTTTTTAACAATACACAAGGCAGTTTGCAAGGTTTGTGGACGCTAACCTATGTGACCAATACTTGTGATGGCGCTTGCAAGAAGACACTCAAAGATATGAAAACCATTCGCATTTTGATGAATGAAAATATGCGTCGTATTCAAAGAATGCTATTGATTAATGGCCCAACTGATATACAAGAAGCAGGGGTTTTGGTTGCACATCCTAGTGCCAAACTTAGTCAACAATTGACCCAATTTCCTAACAATACCTTGTTCTTAATTGACCCATTGGGTAATGTGATGATGCATTACAATCCACAAACGCTTATTATTAAACGCGTGCTCAAAGACTTGAAGCGCTTGTTTAAATACTCGCGCATTGGTTAAGGGGTAGGTGAATAATGATGCCATCACTTCGTAGCTTACTCGGACTTTGCAAACTAAAGGTGGTGGCATTAATTTTACTCACCGCAGTGGTGGGCATGTTTTTATCAGTGCCTGCACCGTATGTGCCAGATGCAATGTTGGTGATGACTGCTTCTATAGGTATTGCCCTGGCATCTGCTTCAGCGGCAGTGTTTAATCATATTGTTGATGAGCATATTGATGTGCAAATGTCACGCACTGACAAGCGCCCTTTGCCACAAGGTAAAGTGAGTCGCAATCAGGCGTTGGTTTGGGGGGTGTTTTTAGGTATTGTTGGGTTGGGAATTTTGCAGTTATTTGTGAATACCATTACCATGGTGCTGACCTTTATTTCACTGATTGGTTATGCCGTGATTTACACCATGTATTTAAAGCGGGCTACACCGCAGAATATTGTGATTGGTGGCGCAGCAGGTGCAGCGCCACCGATATTGGGCTGGACTGCAATTTCAGGCACACAAGGTATTGAGCATGCGTTGTTGTTGTTTTTGATTGTGTTTGTTTGGACGCCACCACATTTTTGGGCGTTAGCAATATTCAGAGTAGAAGAGTATAAAAAAGTTGATGTGCCAATGTTGCCAGTTACTCATGGCTTGGCTTATACTCGGCTACAGATTTTGCTCTATACAATTTTGTTGTTATTGGTAACATTATTGCCTTATTTGTCGGGTATGTCGGGCTTAATCTATCTTGCTTCGGCTTTAATTTTAGGTGTTATATTTTTGGTATACGCCATTAAGATTTATACAAACCCAGATGACAATCGAATTGCATGGCAAACATTTATGTTTTCGGTGAATTATCTCATGTTGTTATTCGTGGCGTTATTGGTTGACCATTATTTTTTGATAACTTTATAAAGGCAGTATTATGAAAGGATTAGGGCAGGTATTCAAAGCGGTAACTTCAGCCATGATTGGCGTGGGAAAAAGAGAAGATCTTATCAAAGATTTTGAACGCACAGAAAAACAGGGGCCGTGGCCTTATATTATTGTTGGCTTTGTTATGACCATTGTTTTTATTGTGGCAGTTATTACCGTTGTAAGGCTGGTATTGCCAAGTTAAGTCATAGTGGCTGGCATTTTCACTACTTTGTGCAGTAATGCCAGTATGCTCAATAACAATAACAATGCTACCGTATTGTGCAGAACTGCGATAGCCATTGGAATTGACAATAACACATTTAAAATACCTAGGGTTACTTGTGTCGCTAATAAGCCACCAATCAGCATTAAGTTTGACCTAAGGTGCTGCTGGTAACTGAATACATAAATTAATAATGCGACAAACAATGTGGTGATTAACGCACCAATGCGATGCATCATTTGAATGCCAGCACGGGCTGAATTT
Coding sequences within:
- a CDS encoding DUF2970 domain-containing protein codes for the protein MKGLGQVFKAVTSAMIGVGKREDLIKDFERTEKQGPWPYIIVGFVMTIVFIVAVITVVRLVLPS
- the cyoE gene encoding heme o synthase, with product MMPSLRSLLGLCKLKVVALILLTAVVGMFLSVPAPYVPDAMLVMTASIGIALASASAAVFNHIVDEHIDVQMSRTDKRPLPQGKVSRNQALVWGVFLGIVGLGILQLFVNTITMVLTFISLIGYAVIYTMYLKRATPQNIVIGGAAGAAPPILGWTAISGTQGIEHALLLFLIVFVWTPPHFWALAIFRVEEYKKVDVPMLPVTHGLAYTRLQILLYTILLLLVTLLPYLSGMSGLIYLASALILGVIFLVYAIKIYTNPDDNRIAWQTFMFSVNYLMLLFVALLVDHYFLITL
- the hisF gene encoding imidazole glycerol phosphate synthase subunit HisF, which encodes MSLAKRIIPCLDVRDGRVVKGTKFVNIKDAGDPVEVAKRYDDEGADEITFLDITASHEGRDTTVHMVEAIAEQVFIPLTVGGGIRKADDVRMMLNAGADKVAVNSAAIFNPDLINQLSEEFGSQCIVIAIDAKKVAEGKWEIFTHGGRNTTGIDAVEWAVKMTQGENGAGEVLLTSMDCDGVKTGFDLALTKAVADAVDVPVIASGGVGNLAHLSEGILQGGADAVLAASIFHFGEYTIAQAKQAMQAQGIEVRLN